From Triticum urartu cultivar G1812 chromosome 2, Tu2.1, whole genome shotgun sequence, a single genomic window includes:
- the LOC125534379 gene encoding BTB/POZ domain-containing protein At5g03250-like, whose translation MAAATTRVLGSKSPDCFQLRDPNSWVCLTELASDVVVEVGDISFHLHKFPLISRSTTLQKLIAESTTSSDDQDGGKPCTVQLDDLPGGAATFRLAAKFCYDIQFELNAANVVPVRCAAQRLGMAGEGNLAAHAEAFFVRDVLGSWDAAVRALQACDDGDDVVRQLAEDLLLAPQCIESLAAKACADPTLFGWPMVENYTARCVDAAAPPVMWNGISTYGKPRSPGAGWWYRQASSLRLPLYKRLISEMRSRGMSPEGIAGSLAHYARRHLSGLNRRDVAGDVGASDTTSSDDVVGEQRVLLEEIVALLPAEKGVATTRFLLGMLRTATVLHASAACRDALERRAGEQLEKAALEDLLIPNTSYSTDTLYDVDCMQRMLEQFLLSNTTAYADPLPEITADEAPPGELMPASTVAKLVDGYLAEVGTDANLKCSQFQQIVALVPDYARSLDDGLYRAIDIFIKAHPWLTESEREQLCRLMNCQKLSLEACTHAAQNERLPLRVVVQVLFFEQLRLRTTVASWFFVGDNNAAVADQGSPRSSRPRKSRTGEVDFGMGSENNDHEEVEVYTPGSSSEPASAMSVHEIRQRVVGLEGECSSMRQEMHRLGKPKGALSRLFRKLGLSGGGRTSSSRQQQPRLPSSGDEKRSRFLDLGC comes from the exons ATGGCGGCGGCTACGACGAGGGTTCTCGGATCCAAATCGCCCGACTGCTTCCAGCTCCGGGACCCTAATTCCTG GGTTTGCTTGACCGAGCTTGCGAGCGATGTGGTCGTCGAGGTCGGGGACATCTCCTTTCATCTCCACAAG TTCCCCTTAATCAGCCGGAGCACCACGCTGCAGAAGCTCATCGCCGAGTCCACCACCTCTTCCGACGACCAAGACGGCGGCAAGCCTTGCACCGTGCAGCTCGACGACCTcccgggcggcgcggcgacctTCAGGCTCGCCGCCAAGTTCTGCTACGATATCCAATTCGAGCTCAACGCGGCCAACGTCGTCCCCGTGCGCTGCGCGGCCCAGCGCCTGGGCATGGCCGGCGAGGGCAACCTCGCCGCCCACGCCGAGGCCTTCTTCGTCCGCGACGTGCTAGGCAGCTGGGACGCGGCCGTGCGCGCGCTGCAGGCGTGCGACGACGGCGATGACGTCGTGCGGCAGCTCGCCGAGGACCTCCTCCTCGCGCCCCAGTGCATCGAGTCGCTGGCGGCCAAGGCGTGCGCCGACCCGACGCTCTTCGGCTGGCCCATGGTCGAGAACTACACGGCGAGGTGCGTCGATGCCGCGGCGCCGCCCGTGATGTGGAACGGGATCAGCACCTACGGGAAGCCGCGGTCGCCGGGCGCCGGGTGGTGGTACAGGCAGGCGTCGTCGCTCCGGCTGCCCCTGTACAAGCGGCTCATCTCCGAGATGCGGTCCAGGGGCATGAGCCCCGAGGGCATCGCCGGCTCGCTCGCGCACTACGCCAGGCGGCACCTCTCCGGCCTCAACCGGCGCGACGTTGCCGGCGACGTCGGCGCGTCGGACACCACGTCGTCCGATGACGTGGTCGGCGAGCAGCGTGTGCTGCTGGAGGAGATCGTGGCGCTGCTCCCCGCGGAGAAGGGCGTCGCGACGACGAGGTTCCTGCTCGGCATGCTCCGCACGGCGACGGTCCTGCACGCCAGCGCGGCGTGCCGGGATGCTCTGGAGAGGCGGGCCGGCGAGCAGCTGGAAAAGGCGGCGCTGGAGGACCTCCTGATCCCCAACACCAGCTACTCCACGGACACGCTCTACGACGTGGACTGCATGCAGCGCATGCTGGAGCAGTTCCTGCTGTCCAACACGACGGCGTACGCCGATCCCTTGCCGGAGATCACGGCGGACGAGGCCCCGCCCGGAGAGCTCATGCCGGCCAGCACGGTAGCCAAGCTCGTCGACGGGTACCTCGCCGAGGTCGGCACGGACGCCAACCTCAAGTGCTCCCAGTTCCAGCAAATCGTGGCGCTTGTCCCTGACTACGCCCGGTCCCTCGACGATGGCCTCTACCGCGCCATCGACATCTTCATCAAG GCGCACCCGTGGCTGACGGAGTCGGAGCGGGAGCAGCTGTGCCGGCTGATGAACTGCCAGAAGCTGTCGCTGGAGGCGTGCACGCACGCGGCGCAGAACGAGCGGCTGCCGCTGCGGGTGGTGGTGCAGGTGCTCTTCTTCGAGCAGCTGCGGCTGCGCACCACGGTggccagctggttcttcgtcggCGACAACAACGCCGCCGTCGCCGACCAGGGGTCCCCAAGGAGCTCCCGCCCGAGGAAGAGCCGGACCGGCGAGGTGGACTTCGGCATGGGGTCGGAGAACAACGACCACGAAGAGGTCGAGGTGTACACGCCCGGGAGCAGCAGCGAGCCGGCGTCGGCGATGAGCGTGCACGAGATCCGGCAGAGGGTGGTGGGCCTGGAGGGGGAGTGCTCCAGCATGCGGCAGGAGATGCACCGGCTAGGGAAGCCCAAGGGAGCGCTCAGTAGGCTGTTCCGGAAGCTCGGGCTCAGTGGCGGCGGCAGGACGTCGTCGTCACGCCAGCAGCAGCCACGATTGCCAAGCTCGGGCGACGAGAAGCGCAGCAGGTTCTTGGATTTGGGGTGTTAG